One genomic window of Camelina sativa cultivar DH55 chromosome 5, Cs, whole genome shotgun sequence includes the following:
- the LOC104789612 gene encoding ethylene receptor 1-like has product MEVCNCIEPQWPADELLMKYQYISDFFIAIAYFSIPLELIYFVKKSAVFPYRWVLVQFGAFIVLCGATHLINLWTFTTHSRTVALVMTTAKGLTAAVSCATALMLVHIIPDLLSVKTRELFLKNKAAELDREMGLIRTQEETGRHVRMLTHEIRSTLDRHTILKTTLVELGRTLALEECALWMPTRTGLELQLSYTLRQQHPVEYTVPIQLPVINQVFGTSRAVKISPNSPVARLRPVTGKYMLGEVVAVRVPLLHLSNFQINDWPELSTKRYALMVLMLPSDSARQWHVHELELVEVVADQVAVALSHAAILEESMRARDLLMEQNVALDLARREAETAIRARNDFLAVMNHEMRTPMHAIIALSSLLQETELTPEQRLMVETILKSSNLLATLMNDVLDLSRLEDGSLQLELGTFNLHTLFREILSLIKPIAVVKKLPITLNLAPDLPEFVVGDEKRLMQIILNIVGNAVKFSKQGSISVAALVTKSDTRAADFFVVPTGSHFYLRVKVSIFHKQLIPLELIYFVKKSAVFPYRWVLVQFGAFIVLCGATHLINLWTFTTHSRTVALVMTTAKGLTAAVSCATALMLVHIIPDLLSVKTRELFLKNKAAELDREMGLIRTQEETGRHVRMLTHEIRSTLDRHTILKTTLVELGRTLALEECALWMPTRTGLELQLSYTLRQQHPVEYTVPIQLPVINQVFGTSRAVKISPNSPVARLRPVTGKYMLGEVVAVRVPLLHLSNFQINDWPELSTKRYALMVLMLPSDSARQWHVHELELVEVVADQVAVALSHAAILEESMRARDLLMEQNVALDLARREAETAIRARNDFLAVMNHEMRTPMHAIIALSSLLQETELTPEQRLMVETILKSSNLLATLMNDVLDLSRLEDGSLQLELGTFNLHTLFREILSLIKPIAVVKKLPITLNLAPDLPEFVVGDEKRLMQIILNIVGNAVKFSKQGSISVAALVTKSDTRAADFFVVPTGSHFYLRVKVKDSGAGINPQDIPKLFTKFAQTQSLATRSSGGSGLGLAISKRFVNLMEGNIWIESDGLGKGCTAIFDVKLGISERSNESKQSGIPKVPAIPRHANFTGLKVLVMDENGVSRMVTKGLLVHLGCEVTTVSSNEECLRVVSHEHKVVFMDVCMPGVENYQIAIRIHEKFTKQRHQRPLLVALTGNTDKSTKEKCMSFGLDGVLLKPVSLDNMRDVLSDLLERRVLYEGM; this is encoded by the exons ATGGAAGTTTGCAATTGTATTGAACCGCAATGGCCTGCGGATGAATTGTTAATGAAATATCAATACATCTCAGATTTCTTCATTGCGATTGCATATTTTTCAATTCCTCTCGAGTTGATATACTTTGTGAAGAAATCTGCGGTTTTCCCTTATAGATGGGTGCTTGTTCAGTTTGGTGCTTTTATCGTTCTTTGTGGGGCAACGCATCTTATAAACTTGTGGACTTTCACTACACATTCGAGAACCGTGGCGCTTGTGATGACTACCGCAAAGGGGTTAACCGCTGCTGTCTCGTGTGCTACTGCGTTGATGCTCGTTCATATTATTCCTGATCTGTTGAGTGTTAAGACGAGGGAGCTGTTCTTAAAAAATAAGGCTGCTGAGCTTGACAGAGAAATGGGACTGATTCGAACTCAGGAAGAAACTGGACGGCATGTCAGAATGCTGACTCATGAGATAAGAAGCACGTTAGATAGACACACTATTTTAAAGACTACACTTGTTGAGCTTGGTAGAACATTAGCTTTGGAGGAGTGTGCGTTGTGGATGCCTACTAGGACTGGGTTAGAGCTACAACTGTCTTATACACTTCGTCAGCAACATCCTGTTGAGTATACGGTTCCCATTCAATTACCGGTGATCAACCAAGTGTTTGGTACTAGTAGGGCTGTAAAAATATCTCCTAATTCCCCTGTGGCTAGGTTGAGACCTGTCACTGGGAAATATATGCTTGGGGAGGTGGTTGCTGTGAGGGTTCCACTTCTCCACCTTTCCAATTTTCAGATTAATGACTGGCCTGAGCTTTCAACAAAGAGATATGCTCTGATGGTCTTGATGCTTCCTTCAGATAGTGCAAGGCAATGGCATGTCCATGAGTTAGAACTCGTCGAAGTCGTTGCTGATCAG GTGGCTGTGGCTCTCTCACATGCTGCGATCTTAGAAGAGTCAATGCGAGCTAGGGACCTTCTCATGGAGCAGAATGTTGCTCTTGATCTAGCAAGACGAGAAGCAGAAACAGCAATCCGTGCCCGCAATGATTTCCTGGCAGTTATGAACCATGAGATGCGAACACCAATGCATGCGATTATTGCACTCTCTTCCTTACTCCAAGAAACGGAATTAACCCCTGAACAAAGGCTGATGGTGGAAACAATACTTAAAAGTAGTAACCTTTTGGCAACTTTGATGAATGATGTCTTGGATCTTTCAAGGTTAGAAGATGGAAGCCTTCAACTTGAACTCGGGACATTCAATCTTCATACTTTATTTAGAGAG ATCCTCAGTCTGATAAAGCCTATCGCAGTTGTTAAGAAATTACCTATCACATTAAATCTTGCACCTGATTTGCCAGAATTTGTCGTTGGGGATGAGAAACGGCTAATGcagataatattaaatatagttGGTAATGCTGTGAAATTCTCCAAACAAGGTAGTATCTCCGTAGCCGCTCTTGTCACCAAGTCAGACACTAGAGCTGCTGACTTTTTTGTCGTGCCAACTGGGAGTCATTTCTACTTGAGAGTGAAGGTTAGTATCTTTCACAAGCAGCTT ATTCCTCTCGAGTTGATATACTTTGTGAAGAAATCTGCGGTTTTCCCTTATAGATGGGTGCTTGTTCAGTTTGGTGCTTTTATCGTTCTTTGTGGGGCAACGCATCTTATAAACTTGTGGACTTTCACTACACATTCGAGAACCGTGGCGCTTGTGATGACTACCGCAAAGGGGTTAACCGCTGCTGTCTCGTGTGCTACTGCTTTGATGCTCGTTCATATTATTCCTGATCTGTTGAGTGTTAAGACCAGGGAGCTGTTCTTGAAAAATAAAGCTGCTGAGCTTGATAGAGAAATGGGATTGATTCGAACTCAGGAAGAAACTGGACGGCATGTCAGAATGCTGACTCATGAGATAAGAAGCACGTTAGATAGACACACTATTTTAAAGACTACACTTGTTGAGCTTGGTAGAACATTAGCTTTGGAGGAGTGTGCGTTGTGGATGCCTACTAGGACTGGGTTAGAGCTACAACTGTCTTATACACTTCGTCAGCAACATCCTGTTGAGTATACGGTTCCCATTCAATTACCGGTGATCAACCAAGTGTTTGGTACTAGTAGGGCTGTAAAAATATCTCCTAATTCCCCTGTGGCTAGGTTGAGACCTGTCACTGGGAAATATATGCTTGGGGAGGTGGTTGCTGTGAGGGTTCCACTTCTCCACCTTTCCAATTTTCAGATTAATGACTGGCCTGAGCTTTCAACAAAGAGATATGCTCTGATGGTCTTGATGCTTCCTTCAGATAGTGCAAGGCAATGGCATGTCCATGAGTTAGAACTCGTCGAAGTCGTTGCTGATCAG GTGGCTGTGGCTCTCTCACATGCTGCGATCTTAGAAGAGTCAATGCGAGCTAGGGACCTTCTCATGGAGCAGAATGTTGCTCTTGATCTAGCAAGACGAGAAGCAGAAACAGCAATCCGTGCCCGCAATGATTTCCTGGCAGTTATGAACCATGAGATGCGAACACCAATGCATGCGATTATTGCACTCTCTTCCTTACTCCAAGAAACGGAATTAACCCCTGAACAAAGGCTGATGGTGGAAACAATACTTAAAAGTAGTAACCTTTTGGCAACTTTGATGAATGATGTCTTGGATCTTTCAAGGTTAGAAGATGGAAGCCTTCAACTTGAACTCGGGACATTCAATCTTCATACTTTATTTAGAGAG ATCCTCAGTCTGATAAAGCCTATCGCAGTTGTTAAGAAATTACCTATCACATTAAATCTTGCACCTGATTTGCCAGAATTTGTCGTTGGGGATGAGAAACGGCTAATGcagataatattaaatatagttGGTAATGCTGTGAAATTCTCCAAACAAGGTAGTATCTCCGTAGCCGCTCTTGTCACCAAGTCAGACACTAGAGCTGCTGACTTTTTTGTCGTGCCAACTGGGAGTCATTTCTACTTGAGAGTGAAG GTAAAAGACTCTGGAGCAGGAATAAATCCTCAAGACATTCCGAAGCTATTTACTAAATTTGCTCAAACACAATCTTTAGCGACGAGAAGTTCGGGAGGCAGTGGGCTTGGCCTAGCCATCTCCAAGAG GTTTGTGAATTTGATGGAGGGTAACATTTGGATTGAGAGCGATGGTCTTGGAAAAGGATGCACAGCTATCTTTGATGTTAAACTTGGGATTTCAGAGCGTTCAAATGAATCTAAACAGTCAGGCATACCGAAGGTTCCAGCCATTCCTCGGCATGCAAATTTCACTGGACTTAAGGTTCTTGTTATGGATGAGAACGG GGTAAGTAGAATGGTGACGAAGGGACTTCTTGTGCACCTTGGATGCGAAGTGACCACGGTGAGTTCAAACGAGGAATGTCTGCGAGTTGTGTCCCATGAGCACAAAGTGGTCTTCATGGACGTGTGCATGCCAGGGGTCGAAAACTACCAAATCGCCATCCGTATACACGAGAAATTCACAAAACAACGCCACCAACGGCCACTGCTCGTGGCACTCACTGGTAACACCGACAAATCCACAAAGGAGAAATGCATGAGCTTTGGTCTAGATGGTGTGTTACTCAAACCCGTATCTCTAGACAACATGAGAGACGTTCTGTCTGATCTTCTTGAACGCCGGGTTCTGTACGAGGGCATGTAA
- the LOC104789613 gene encoding uncharacterized protein LOC104789613: MVGTRSQVNKNDPDGEETMAVECETEGSKSLLTRTEALEYAIAEQNRKLDQSLAEMFQMIKMIPAQQAPSGSKPHGKGPVEASSTPDSYGESYEQNRGGGFQGPGHYHGVTRLGKVDFPRFDGECFTGWLSKVDDYFALDFTPNESKVRMAAMHFDGHAAVWHQALSQTPLGRNVLHDWGSYKLLLRERFADVLEDPIAELKHLQETEGIVDYQQKFDLIRTRVTLSEEYLVSAFLAGLRLDMLMHIRMFQPQSVRQCLVLGRLYEKAHPRTKGLTSGSSHIKTFNGGNASVNTKSYSQNRKEVTQEQSKFTSPKSARKFLSQEEMSERRVFMIEVEEEEDTEGEEVINLNDELEEKDMPQVSISAVAGITDYRTLKVRGVHKKKVLFVLLDTGSTHNFMDPRTAKQLGITVQTAGISRVAVADGSRLNVQGKVSDFKWEFQGTTFQDKFMLIPLGGCDVVLGVQWKRILLHGIKQGAVRTMKATKFNKKQEEAVQISMICAQEVIQSEDIMLYAVELSQQENANNSAVLQLKSEYTDIFEEPTVLPPFRTEHNHKIVLKTGADPINQRPYRYATYEKDEIDKIVKELLSAGTIRVSSSPFSSPVVLVKKKDGSWRLCVDYRGLNGLTIKNRFPIPLIEDLLDELGGSAVFSKIDLRAGYHQV, encoded by the exons ATGGTTGGAACACGATCTCAGGTGAACAAAAACGATCCCGACGGTGAAGAAACCATGGCGGTGGAGTGTGAAACGGAAGGATCGAAAAGTTTGCTCACTCGCACAGAAGCGTTGGAGTATGCGATAGCGGAGCAGAATCGTAAACTGGATCAGTCGCTGGCCGAAATGTTTCAGATGATTAAGATGATCCCAGCACAACAAGCTCCTTCGGGATCGAAACCACATGGAAAGGGTCCGGTGGAAGCTTCATCAACACCAGATTCGTATGGCGAAAGTTATGAACAAAACCGTGGAGGTGGGTTTCAGGGACCGGGTCATTATCACGGTGTTACGAGGTTGGGAAAAGTAGACTTCCCCAGGTTTGATGGTGAATGTTTCACTGGTTGGTTGAGTAAGGTGGACGACTACTTTGCTTTAGATTTCACTCCTAATGAATCTAAGGTAAGGATGGCTGCAATGCACTTTGATGGTCATGCGGCGGTGTGGCATCAGGCGTTGTCACAAACACCTCTGGGAAGAAATGTGTTGCATGATTGGGGGTCGTATAAGCTGTTGTTGAGGGAACGTTTTGCTGATGTATTGGAGGATCCGATTGCAGAGCTGAAACATCTACAGGAGACTGAAGGAATAGTAGATTACCAGCAAAAGTTTGACCTGATCAGAACGAGAGTTACACTGTCAGAGGAATATTTGGTAAGTGCTTTCCTTGCAGGGTTGAGGCTTGATATGCTGATGCACATCCGAATGTTCCAGCCACAATCGGTGCGTCAGTGTTTGGTTTTGGGAAGACTATATGAAAAGGCTCATCCAAGGACTAAAGGACTGACTTCAGGGAGTTCACACATCAAGACTTTTAATGGAGGTAATGCTTCCGTGAATACTAAGTCCTACTCTCAGAATCGAAAAGAGGTAACTCAGGAGCAAAGTAAGTTCACATCTCCTAAGTCTGCTAGGAAATTCTTATCTCAAGAAGAGATGAGTGAACGCAGG GTCTTTATGATtgaggtggaagaagaagaagatacggAAGGAGAGGAGGTTATCAACTTGAATGATGAGCTTGAGGAGAAGGATATGCCCCAGGTTTCGATAAGTGCAGTGGCAGGAATTACAGATTACCGCACACTGAAAGTTCGAGGAGTGCACAAGAAGAAAGTTCTATTTGTCCTTCTAGACACGGGATCCACACATAATTTCATGGACCCTCGTACAGCGAAGCAGTTGGGAATCACAGTGCAAACTGCAGGGATATCACGAGTAGCAGTAGCGGATGGTAGCAGATTGAATGTGCAGGGGAAGGTTTCAGACTTTAAATGGGAATTTCAGGGTACCACCTTTCAAGATAAATTCATGCTTATTCCACTTGGTGGTTGTGATGTGGTGTTGGGAGTTCAATG GAAAAGGATTCTCcttcatggaatcaaacaaggGGCAGTGCGAACCATGAAAGCAactaagtttaataaaaaacaagagGAAGCAGTGCAGATTTCAATGATATGTGCTCAGGAAGTGATTCAGTCAGAGGACATTATGCTATATGCGGTGGAGTTGAGTCAGCAGGAGAATGCAAACAACTCTGCAGTTTTACAGTTGAAGAGTGAGTACACAGACATTTTTGAGGAACCAACCGTACTACCACCCTTCCGGACGGAACACAACCACAAGATTGTGCTCAAAACTGGTGCGGATCCAATCAATCAACGACCGTACCGTTATGCGACCTATGAAAAGGATGAAATCGATAAGATTGTTAAAGAGCTGCTTTCAGCTGGAACCATTCGTGTCAGCTCAAGTCCTTTCTCCTCTCCGGTGGTTTTagttaagaagaaagatggaagcTGGCGACTGTGTGTGGATTACAGAGGCCTAAATGGACTCACTATCAAGAACCGGTTTCCAATCCCTTTGATAGAAGACTTGTTGGATGAGTTAGGAGGGTCAGCTGTATTCTCCAAAATTGACTTACGTGCTGGCTACCACCAAGTGTGA